Proteins co-encoded in one Euleptes europaea isolate rEulEur1 chromosome 1, rEulEur1.hap1, whole genome shotgun sequence genomic window:
- the CDC37 gene encoding hsp90 co-chaperone Cdc37 produces the protein MAVLDYSIWDHIEVSDDEDDTHPNIDTPSLFRWRHQARVERMEQFQKEKEDVDKGCRDCKRKLAECQKKMKELELTGSEGSKSELQRLQAEAQQLKKEEKSWEEKAEELRKKEKTMPWNVDTLSKDGFSKSVFNVKSEQQDEESEEQKEKKHKTFVEKYEKQIKHFGMLRRWDDSQKYLSDNPHLVCEETANYLVIWCIDLEVEEKHALMEQVAHQTIVTQFILELAKSLKVDPRACFRQFFTKIKTADQQYMEGFTEELESFKERVRGRAKARIERAIKEYEEEEQQKRLGPGGLDPVEVYESLPPELQKCFDVKDVQMLQDTISKMDPAEAKHHMQRCIDSGLWVPNARTAEGAEKGEGSYQELKKESSQEDKGGP, from the exons ATGGCCGTGTTGGACTACAGCATCTGGGACCACATCGAGGTGTCCGACGATGAGGACGACACGCACCCCAACATCGACACGCCCAGCCTCTTCCGATGGCGCCACcag GCCCGGGTCGAGAGGATGGAGCAGttccagaaggagaaggaggatgtGGACAAGGGGTGCCGGGACTGCAAGCGGAAACTAGCCGAGTGCCAGAAGAAGATGAAAGAGCTGGAACTGACCGGCTCGGAGGGTTCCAAGAGCGAGCTGCAGAGGCTGCAGGCCGAAGCGCAGCAGCTCAAGAAAGAAGAGAAGAGCTGGGAAGAGAAAGCCGAGGAGCTCCGGAAGAAGGAGAAGACCATGCCTTGGAACGTGGACACCCTCAGCAAAGACGGCTTCAGTAAG AGCGTCTTCAACGTCAAGTCTGAGCAGCAGGACGAAGAGTCTGAAGAGCAGAAAGAGAAGAAGCACAAAACGTTTGTGGAGAAGTACGAAAAGCAAATCAAACACTTTG GGATGCTACGCCGCTGGGACGACAGCCAGAAGTACCTGTCTGACAACCCGCATCTCGTGTGCGAGGAGACAGCCAATTACTTAGTCATCTGGTGTATCGATCTGGAAGTGGAAGAG AAACACGCGCTGATGGAACAGGTGGCCCATCAGACCATCGTGACGCAGTTCATCCTGGAGCTGGCCAAGAGCCTCAAGGTCGACCCTCGAGCCTGTTTCAGGCAGTTCTTCACCAAAATCAAG ACCGCTGACCAGCAGTACATGGAGGGCTTCACTGAGGAGCTGGAGTCCTTCAAGGAGCGGGTGCGAGGCCGAGCCAAGGCCCGCATCGAGAGGGCCATCAAAGAGTACGAAGAAGAGGAGCAGCAGAAGCGGCTGGGGCCCGGCGGCCTGGACCCCGTGGAAGTGTACGAGTCCCTCCCGCCT GAACTCCAGAAGTGCTTTGATGTGAAAGATGTTCAGATGCTGCAGGACACCATCAGCAAAATGGATCCCGCG GAGGCGAAACATCACATGCAGCGCTGCATTGACTCCGGCCTCTGGGTGCCAAACGCCCGCACGGCAGAAGGCGCCGAGAAAGGCGAAGGGTCCTACCAGGAGCTGAAGAAGGAGAGCAGCCAGGAAGACAAAGGGGGTCCTTGA